A stretch of Buteo buteo chromosome 9, bButBut1.hap1.1, whole genome shotgun sequence DNA encodes these proteins:
- the ATP12A gene encoding potassium-transporting ATPase alpha chain 2 has product MVKKKSNVYSVEIYGTKDLEKTETGDEEEKYKDLKGNNKKKKAEDLKKELDLEDHKLSTSELEEKYGTSTNKGLSSARAAEILARDGPNSLTPPKATPEIIKFLKQMVGGFSILLWIGAVFSWISFGIQLAQGSESPFDNLYLGVVLALVVILTGIFAYYQEAKSTNIMASFSKMIPQQALVIRDAEKKELSADQLVVGDIVEIKGGDRIPADIRLIFAQGCKVDNSSLTGESEPQSRSCDFTHENPLETRNIAFYSTTCVEGTATGIVINTGDRTVIGRIASLASGVGNEKTPIAIEIEHFVYLVAGVAISIGVLFFIISVSMQNKILDSIIFLIGIIVANVPEGLLATVTVSLSLTAKRMAKKNCLVKNLEAVETLGSTSIICSDKTGTLTQNRMTVAHLWFDNQIYSADTSEDQTTQPFDQSSPSWTALSKIVTLCNRAEFSPGQENLPIMKRVVVGDASETALLKFAEVILGDVMNIRARNKKVAEIPFNSTNKFQLSIHETDDPKDKRFLLVMKGAPERILERCSTIMINGKEEPLDSEKAEAFQTAYMELGGMGERVLGFCHLYLPENEFPDTYPFDTDSMNFPTSNLCFVGLLSMIDPPRSTVPDAVSKCRSAGIKVIMVTGDHPITAKAIAKSVGIISATSETVEDIAKRLNIPVEQVNRREATAAVVNGMELKDMSLQQLDEILCNHSEIVFARTSPQQKLIIVEGCQRQGAVVAVTGDGVNDSPALKKADIGIAMGIAGSDAAKNAADMVLLDDNFASIVTGVEEGRLIFDNLKKTIAYTLTKNIAELCPFLIYIIASIPMPIGTITILFIDLGTDIIPSVALAYEKAESDIMNRRPRNKRKDRLVNQQLAVYSYLQIGIMQSVGAFVTYFTVYAEQGFLPSTLLGVRVDWENNAINDFEDSYGQQWTKYQRMYLQWTGYTAFFVSITIQQVADLIIRKTRRNSIFQQGLFRNKVIWVGIFSQIGIALILTYGLGHVTALNFTPLRFQYWFVAVPFAILIWVYDEVRKLFIRRYPGSWWDKNMYY; this is encoded by the exons ATGGTAAAG aaaaagtcCAATGTTTACTCGGTTGAGATCTATGGGACAAAAGATCTAGAAAAAACAGAGACTGGAGATGAAGAGGAGAAGTACAAAGACTTAAAaggcaacaataaaaaaaagaaggcagaagacCTTAAGAAAGAACTGGACCTG GAGGACCACAAACTCAGCACTTCAGAACTGGAGGAAAAGTATGGTACAAGCACCAACAAA GGTCTCTCTAgtgcaagagcagcagagaTTTTGGCTCGGGATGGTCCCaactcactcactcctcccaaAGCCACCCCTGAAATCATTAAGTTCCTCAAGCAGATGGTGGGAGGGTTTTCCATCCTCTTATGGATAGGAGCTGTCTTCTCCTGGATTTCATTTGGCATTCAGCTTGCCCAGGGATCTGAATCACCCTTTGACAAT CTCTACCTTGGAGTAGTCCTGGCACTGGTTGTCATCCTCACTGGTATCTTCGCTTACTATCAAGAAGCTAAAAGCACAAACATCATGGCCAGCTTCAGTAAAATGATTCCACAG CAAGCTCTTGTCATCagagatgcagagaaaaaggaactgTCAGCAGACCAGCTGGTGGTTGGAGACATCGTGGAAATAAAGGGTGGAGACAGGATCCCAGCAGACATTCGTCTGATCTTTGCTCAGGGTTGTAAG GTGGACAATTCTTCACTCACAGGGGAATCAGAACCACAGTCTCGTTCCTGTGACTTCACCCATGAGAACCCCTTGGAGACCAGGAACATTGCATTCTACTCCACCACCTGTGTGGAAG gCACTGCTACTGGCATTGTAATCAACACTGGGGATCGCACTGTCATCGGGCGGATTGCCTCTCTCGCATCGGGAGTAGGAAATGAGAAAACACCCATTGCTATTGAGATAGAACATTTCGTCTACCTGGTGGCAGGAGTGGCCATTTCCATTGGTGTTCTCTTCTTCATTATATCTGTTTCTATGCAAAACAAGATTCTAGACTCCATCATCTTTCTAATTGGTATCATTGTGGCAAATGTGCCAGAGGGACTGCTAGCCACAGTAACG GTGAGTCTGTCTCTGACAGCCAAGCGGATGGCAAAGAAGAACTGCTTGGTGAAGAACTTGGAAGCTGTAGAAACACTTGGTTCTACCTCTATCATCTGTTCTGACAAGACAGGGACCCTCACACAAAACAGGATGACTGTTGCTCACCTCTGGTTTGATAATCAGATCTACTCAGCTGACACCAGTGAAGATCAAACAA CCCAGCCTTTTGATCAAAGTTCTCCATCATGGACAGCATTATCAAAAATCGTAACTCTCTGCAACCGGGCGGAATTCAGTCCAGGACAGGAGAATCTCCCAATAATGAAG AGAGTTGTGGTAGGTGATGCCTCtgaaacagctctgctgaaatttGCAGAAGTCATTTTGGGTGACGTCATGAATATTAGAGCACGGAACAAAAAAGTAGCTGAAATTCCTTTCAACTCTACCAACAAATTCCAG CTTTCCATTCATGAGACTGACGATCCCAAGGACAAACGTTTTCTGCTGGTGATGAAAGGTGCCCCAGAGAGGATTTTAGAGAGATGTAGCACCATCATGATCAACGGCAAGGAGGAACCACTGGACAGCGAAAAGGCAGAAGCTTTCCAAACAGCATACATGGAGCTGGGGGGCATGGGAGAGAGAGTGCTGG GTTTCTGTCATTTGTACCTGCCTGAAAATGAGTTTCCAGACACCTACCCATTTGACACAGATTCCATGAACTTCCCAACCTCCAACCTGTGCTTTGTTGGGCTCTTATCTATGATTGACCCACCCCGGTCCACAGTGCCAGATGCCGTCTCAAAATGCCGCAGTGCTGGGATCAAG GTTATCATGGTCACTGGCGATCATCCAATCACAGCTAAAGCCATTGCCAAGAGCGTAGGCATCATTTCAGCCACCAGCGAGACTGTGGAAGATATTGCTAAGCGCCTCAACATTCCTGTTGAGCAAGTCAATAGACG AGAAGCTACAGCAGCAGTAGTTAATGGGATGGAGCTGAAGGATATGAGCTTGCAGCAGCTGGATGAAATCTTGTGTAACCACTCAGAGATAGTCTTTGCTCGGACATCACCCCAACAGAAACTGATCATAGTTGAAGGCTGCCAAAGGCAG GGAGCAGTCGTTGCCGTGACCGGAGATGGAGTCAATGACTCACCTGCTCTTAAAAAAGCGGATATTGGAATTGCTATGGGCATTGCTGGTTCTGACGCAGCTAAAAATGCAGCTGATATGGTACTGCTGGATGATAACTTTGCTTCTATTGTCACAGGAGTGGAGGAAG gCCGCCTGATCTTTGACAACCTGAAGAAAACCATTGCCTACACCCTGACGAAGAATATTGCTGAGCTCTGTCCCTTTCTCATCTACATTATTGCTAGCATTCCAATGCCCATTGGCACTATCACCATCCTGTTCATTGACCTGGGCACAGACATT ATCCCCTCTGTCGCATTAGCCTACGAAAAAGCTGAAAGTGATATTATGAACAGGAGACCTCgtaacaaaaggaaagacaggCTGGTGAATCAGCAGCTCGCTGTATACTCCTATCTGCAGATCG GTATCATGCAGTCAGTGGGAGCCTTTGTAACCTATTTTACTGTGTATGCTGAACAAGGTTTCCTACCTTCCACGCTGCTTGGTGTGCGAGTGGACTGGGAAAACAACGCCATTAACGACTTTGAGGATTCATATGGACAGCAATGG ACTAAATACCAGAGAATGTACCTACAGTGGACTGGCTACACTGCCTTTTTTGTCAGCATCACAATTCAGCAAGTTGCTGATTTGATCATCAGGAAAACACgaagaaattccattttccaGCAGGGTCTTTTCAG GAACAAAGTCATCTGGGTAGGTATATTTTCCCAGATCGGAATTGCTCTGATTCTCACCTATGGTCTTGGACATGTTACAGCCCTGAACTTCACACCGCTGAG GTTTCAGTATTGGTTTGTGGCTGTACCATTCGCCATATTGATATGGGTCTATGATGAAGTCCGCAAGCTGTTTATCAGGAGATACCCAGGAA gctggtggGACAAGAACATGTATTATTGA